GGATGGGGCGATCCCCTGGACCGCGCCGTCGAATCGGTCGTCCGGGACGTCGCCTGGGGCAAAGTCTCCCGCGAGGCGGCCCTTTCGGACTACGGTGTGGTGGTCAGCGGACCGGCCGACGCACCCCTGGCCGACCACGCCGAGACCGAGCGGCTGCGCGCGAGGCTGCGCGCCGAGCGGCCCTCCGACGCCCCCTTCTTCGACCGGGGCCCGGGGTACGCGGTCCTGTCCGGGGGTGCGCAGCACGCGGAGGTGGATCGACTGTGAGGCAACCGTGCGTCCTCGTGACCGGGGCCGCGGGCAAGACCGGACGCACCGTCGTCACCGCGCTCGCCCACGCCGGCGTGCCCACACGCGCCCTGGTCCACCGGCCCGGCCACGAGGACGCCGTCCGCGCGTGCGGCGCGGACGAGGTCGCCGTCGGCGACATGCGCGACCGGCGCGTCCTCAAGGACGCCGCCGACGGCGCCGCCGCGATCTACCACATCGCCCCGAACATGAGCCCGGACGAGGTGGAGATGGGGGAGGTGCTGGTCTCCGCCGCCCGGGCCGCCGGGGTGTGGCGGGTGGTGCACCACTCGGTGCTGCGCCCGCAGATCGAGGCGATGCCGCACCACTGGGCCAAACTGCGGGTGGAGGAGGCGCTGTTCCGGTCCGGCCTGGACGTCACCGTGCTGCAGCCGGGGCCCTACGTGCAGAATCTGCTGGGCGGCCTGGCCGAGGTCCAGGAGACGGGCGAGCTGCGGGTGCCCTACTCCATCGACGTGGAGTTCGCCATGGTGGACCTGTGGGACGTCGCGGCGGTGGCGGCGCGATGCCTGACGGAGCCGCGCCGGCCGGTGACCGCCGACCAGGTGCGCGGGTCGGCCAGGGTCGGACTGGCGTCCCTGGACGACCGGGGCGGCGACGACGACCACTCCCACGCCGTCTACGAGCTGGCCGGCCCGGCCAACGTCTCGGTCCGGCACTACGCCTCGGCGCTGGGTGACGCCCTGCACCGCCCGGTGCGCCCGGTCGCCGTGCCGCTCGACGAGTGGCGCGAGGGGGCGCGCCGCTCGGGCCTGCCCGAGCACGCGGTCGCCGGCCTGTCGGCCATGTTCGACCACTACGACGTGCACGGCCTGCGCGGCAACGGCCGGATGCTGCGCCACCTCCTCCGCCGACCGGCCACAGACCTGCGCGAATGCCTGCGCCGCGAACTGCGCCCCGTCCTCGTGGAGCAGCGCCGCCTCCACTGAAGGACGGTGGGTCGGACGCGTGCGTATGTCTACATGTGACAGCCATGGCCGACTTCTTGGGCAGTTCTCGCCCGCGCTGGAGCGGGGTCGGTTCTCTACAGTCGGCACTACGTCCCGAGCGGGACGGCCAGCGCAAGAGGAGACCGATGCCCGCACAGCGCCGCGTTCTCGTCGCTCTCGGCGGCAACGCCATGACCACCCCCGACGGCAGCGCCCGCCCCGATGACCAGCGCAAGGCCATCGAGGGCGCCATGGAGCACGTCGCCGACCTCATCGAGGCCGGCACCGAGGTCGTGCTCACCCACGGCAACGGACCGCAGGTCGGCAACCTGCTGGTGAAGAACGAACTCGCCGCGCACGTCGTGCCGCCGGTGCCGCTGGACTGGTGCGGCGCGCAGACGCAGGGCACCATCGGGTTCACCATGGTCGGCGCGCTGGAGGCGGCGCTGCACCGCCGCGGACTGCGGCGCTCGGCGGCCGCGCTGGTCACCCGCACCCTGGTCGACGCGGCCGACCCCGCCTTCGCCAGCCCCAGCAAGCCCATCGGCCGATACCTCGACCGCGGCGAGGCCGAGCGCCTCATCGAGCTCGGGCAGAACTGGGTCGACCTCGGCGCCCGCGGCTGGCGGCGCGTGGTGCCCTCCCCGGAGCCCCGCGAGATCCTCGACGCCCCGGCGATCGGCGCGCTGCTGGACGCGGGCGTGGTGCCCGTTGCGGCCGGCGGCGGCGGGATCCCGGTCGTGCGCGACCCCTCGGGCGCGGTGCGCGGGATCGAGGCGGTGCTGGACAAGGACCGCACGGCCGCGCTGCTGGCCCGCACCGTGCGCGCCTCGACCCTGGTCATCGCCACCGACGTGCCCAACGCGGTCCTGGACTTC
This sequence is a window from Spinactinospora alkalitolerans. Protein-coding genes within it:
- a CDS encoding NmrA family NAD(P)-binding protein, with product MRQPCVLVTGAAGKTGRTVVTALAHAGVPTRALVHRPGHEDAVRACGADEVAVGDMRDRRVLKDAADGAAAIYHIAPNMSPDEVEMGEVLVSAARAAGVWRVVHHSVLRPQIEAMPHHWAKLRVEEALFRSGLDVTVLQPGPYVQNLLGGLAEVQETGELRVPYSIDVEFAMVDLWDVAAVAARCLTEPRRPVTADQVRGSARVGLASLDDRGGDDDHSHAVYELAGPANVSVRHYASALGDALHRPVRPVAVPLDEWREGARRSGLPEHAVAGLSAMFDHYDVHGLRGNGRMLRHLLRRPATDLRECLRRELRPVLVEQRRLH
- a CDS encoding carbamate kinase, which codes for MPAQRRVLVALGGNAMTTPDGSARPDDQRKAIEGAMEHVADLIEAGTEVVLTHGNGPQVGNLLVKNELAAHVVPPVPLDWCGAQTQGTIGFTMVGALEAALHRRGLRRSAAALVTRTLVDAADPAFASPSKPIGRYLDRGEAERLIELGQNWVDLGARGWRRVVPSPEPREILDAPAIGALLDAGVVPVAAGGGGIPVVRDPSGAVRGIEAVLDKDRTAALLARTVRASTLVIATDVPNAVLDFGTPAARPIGRISAAELGEYAAAGHFGGGSMGPKVQAALRFVAAGGERAVITALDRLESGLAGAAGTVVEP